Proteins from one Hoplias malabaricus isolate fHopMal1 chromosome 2, fHopMal1.hap1, whole genome shotgun sequence genomic window:
- the gfm2 gene encoding ribosome-releasing factor 2, mitochondrial yields the protein MQFAAGVIIRACVQRCRSCSSQTLGWRVQWKRSYSFLKDDVKSLRAVANPDVSKIRNIGIMAHIDAGKTTTTERMLYYSGYTRALGDVDDGDTVTDYMAQERERGITIQSAAVTFDWKEHRVNLIDTPGHVDFTLEVERALRVLDGAVAVFDASAGVEAQTLTVWRQAEKHQIPCVCFLNKMDKPGASLSYSLESIRRKLKANPVLLQVPIGSGKGFTGLVDLITKQRMTWQGKSCSEDGRVFENRVLQSTDDPELWEEANKARGALLEQLADVDDEFAELLLGEYGDNFDAVPAEKLREAVRRVTLSRKAVPVLCGSSLKNKGVQPLLDAITEYLPAPNERNHDLVRWYKDDLCALAFKVVHDKQRGPLVFLRIYSGSLKPQSSVYNINRNGTERISRVLLPFADRHVEIPSLSAGNIALTVGLKQTVTGDTIVSSKASAVAAARRAQRGVEEAQNGVEEAQRGSGRESSSLVLAGVEVPEPVFFCTIEPPTMSKQADLEHALNCLQREDPSLKVRTDPDSGQTILCGMGELHIEIMHDRIKREYNIETHLGPLQVAYRETILQSVTATDTLDRTLGEKRHIVTVELTVSPWVESVTSAQCNIAYDGNIETQLSAEVKEAVDNGVQSAYLQGPVLGYPVQCVSTVIQSVCVEPGSSLAMVSACVSRCMLKALQQAGGQVLEPVMSLEVTVGEEYLSAVLGDLAQRRGSVHDIQSRHDNKMLLATVPLAEMMGYSTVLRTLTSGNATFSMELSSYEPMNPQAQNTLLNKMAGLS from the exons ATGCAGTTTGCAGCGGGGGTTATCATCAGAGCG TGTGTACAACGCTGCAGAAGCTGTTCTTCCCAAACCCTGGGGTGGAGAGTACAGTGGAAAAGGAGCTACAGCTTCCTCAAAG atgatgttAAATCACTTCGAGCCGTGGCCAACCCCGACGTCTCAAA gATCCGGAATATTGGCATCATGGCCCACATAGACGCTGGGAAGACCACCACCACAGAGAGGATGCTGTATTACTCTGGCTATACTCGGGCACTTGGAG ATGTGGATGATGGGGACACTGTAACAGATTATATGGCTCAGGAGCGAGAACGAGGAATTACCATCCAATCAGCCGCTGTTACCTTTGACTGGAAGGAGCACAGGGTTAACCTAATAGACACACCAG GCCATGTGGATTTTACGCTGGAAGTTGAGAGAGCTCTCCGTGTGCTGGATGGAGCTGTGGCTGTTTTTGATGCTTCAGCAGGAGTAGAG GCGCAGACTTTGACAGTGTGGCGACAGGCAGAAAAACACCAAATACCATGTGTGTGCTTCCTAAACAAGATGGATAAACCAGGTGCCAG TCTGAGTTATTCTTTAGAAAGCATCAGGAGGAAACTGAAGGCCAACCCTGTTCTTCTTCAG GTTCCCATTGGCTCTGGAAAAGGCTTCACGGGATTGGTGGACTTGATCACCAAGCAGCGAATGACGTGGCAGGGGAAGTCTTGTTCAGAAGATGGTCGTGTCTTTGAGAACAGAGTCCTCCAGTCCACAGATGATCCGGAACTCTGGGAAGAAGCCAACAAGGCAAGAGGAGCTCTTTTAGAACAG TTAGCAGATGTGGATGATGAATTTGCAGAGCTGCTTTTGGGAGAATACGGAGACAATTTTGACGCAGTGCCTGCTGAGAAA TTGCGAGAGGCTGTGAGGAGAGTGACACTGTCCCGTAAAGCAGTTCCTGTGCTGTGTGGCAGCTCTTTGAAGAATAAAGGTGTTCAGCCGCTGCTGGATGCCATCACAGAGTATCTCCCTGCTCCCAACGAGAGGAACCACGACCTGGT GCGCTGGTATAAGGACGACTTGTGTGCCTTGGCATTTAAAGTGGTCCATGACAAGCAGAGAGGGCCTCTGGTGTTTCTCAGGATTTACTCTGGCTCTTTGAAACCCCAGTCATCTGTTTATAACATTAACAGAAACGGAAC AGAGAGAATTAGCCGAGTGCTGTTGCCCTTTGCAGACCGCCATGTTGAAATCCCCTCACTTTCTGCAGGAAACATAGCCCTCACTGTGGGACTCAAACAG ACAGTAACGGGGGACACCATTGTCTCATCCAAAGCCTCAGCAGTAGCTGCAGCCCGGCGGGCTCAGAGAGGAGTTGAGGAGGCTCAGAATGGAGTTGAGGAGGCTCAGAGAGGTTCGGGTCGAGAGAGCAGCAGTCTTGTGCTGGCGGGAGTGGAGGTGCCTGAGCCTGTTTTCTTCTGCACTATAGAACCTCCCACCATGTCCAAACAAGCAG ATCTTGAGCATGCTTTGAACTGCCTGCAGAGGGAGGACCCCAGCCTCAAAGTCCGGACAGATCCAGACTCTGGACAG ACTATCCTGTGTGGTATGGGAGAACTTCACATTGAGATTATGCACGATCGCATTAAGAGGGAGTACAACATTGAAACTCATCTGGGCCCTTTACAAGTGGCCTACAGAGAGACCATCCTCCAGTCAGTAACAGCTACAG ACACTCTGGATCGTACACTGGGCGAAAAGAGACATATAGTAACTGTGGAGTTAACTGTGAGCCCCTGGGTGGAGTCTGTTACCAGCGCTCAGTGTAACATCGCTTATGACGGCAACATTGAGACTCAGCTTTCAGCAGAGGTCAAAGAAGCAGTAGACAATGGTGTCCAGAGCGCCTACCTCCAAG GTCCGGTGCTGGGTTACCCTGTGCAGTGTGTGAGCACAGTTatccagagtgtgtgtgtggagccagGCTCTTCTCTGGCCATGGTGTCCGCCTGTGTGTCCCGCTGCATGCTTAAG GCCCTGCAGCAGGCAGGTGGGCAGGTATTAGAACCTGTGATGTCCCTGGAGGTGACCGTTGGGGAGGAGTACCTGAGCGCGGTGCTCGGTGACCTCGCCCAGCGCAGAGGATCAGTACATGACATCCAGAGTCGCCATGACAACAAGATGCTTCTGGCCACAGTCCCTCTGGCAGAAATGATG GGCTATTCAACGGTTCTGCGCACTCTGACCTCAGGGAATGCTACATTCTCCATGGAGCTGTCCAGCTACGAACCCATGAACCCTCAGGCCCAGAACACACTGCTCAACAAGATGGCTGGACTGTCCTGA